Proteins co-encoded in one Jeotgalibacillus malaysiensis genomic window:
- a CDS encoding sodium ABC transporter ATP-binding protein, whose translation MLKIDSVTKRFGTHTAVNNLSLTIPKGEMFGFLGANGAGKTTTFRMILGLIDATEGSISWNGESIGYHTSQHIGYLPEERGLYPKMKVKEQVVYLARLRGMDKKAAEKELTGWLEKFNVPEYENKRVEELSKGNQQKIQFIASVIHKPDLLILDEPFSGLDPVNVELLKKAVDDLKSKGTTIVFSSHRMEHVEELCESLCIIHKGAPIVQGKLNEIKREFGKKNLLIKADFDLTGLEALPGVVKVKKLIGGAELQIENEEVSQDILTFLQPKGFIRQFSLEEPSLNDIFIEKAGASYE comes from the coding sequence ATGTTAAAGATCGACAGCGTTACGAAAAGATTCGGCACACATACAGCCGTTAACAACCTTTCGCTTACGATACCTAAAGGTGAAATGTTCGGTTTTCTTGGTGCAAATGGAGCAGGTAAAACAACAACATTCCGAATGATTCTAGGATTAATTGATGCAACTGAGGGATCAATCAGCTGGAACGGTGAATCAATCGGTTATCATACAAGTCAGCATATCGGCTATCTGCCGGAAGAAAGAGGCCTTTATCCAAAAATGAAAGTAAAAGAACAGGTCGTTTATCTGGCAAGGCTAAGAGGGATGGATAAAAAAGCAGCTGAAAAGGAACTGACCGGGTGGCTTGAAAAATTCAATGTTCCTGAATATGAAAATAAAAGGGTAGAGGAACTGTCAAAAGGAAATCAGCAGAAAATACAATTTATTGCCTCAGTCATACATAAGCCTGACCTTTTGATTCTTGATGAACCTTTCAGCGGTCTCGATCCTGTAAACGTAGAACTATTGAAAAAAGCAGTTGATGATTTGAAAAGTAAGGGTACAACCATTGTGTTTTCAAGTCACAGGATGGAGCATGTTGAAGAGCTGTGCGAGAGTTTGTGCATCATTCATAAAGGTGCGCCAATTGTACAAGGTAAATTAAATGAGATTAAACGGGAGTTTGGAAAAAAGAACTTACTCATTAAGGCTGATTTCGATCTGACAGGGCTTGAAGCACTTCCCGGCGTTGTCAAAGTGAAAAAGCTGATCGGTGGCGCGGAGCTTCAGATTGAAAATGAAGAAGTGTCCCAGGATATTCTGACTTTTTTACAGCCAAAAGGTTTTATCCGTCAGTTCTCACTTGAAGAGCCTTCGCTGAATGATATCTTTATTGAAAAGGCTGGTGCTTCCTATGAATAG
- a CDS encoding transcriptional regulator, giving the protein MDDQLYSMKEAMIFSQRMAQLSKALWKAIEKDWQNWIKPYDLNINEHHILWIAYHLKGASISDVAKFGVMHVSTAFNFSKKLEERGYLEFSKRENDKRNTYIKLTEEGDNLLLELMENYSPETHSVFEGAAPLRQIYGKFPEMMDVMAIVKNIYGDDFMKIFETSFNNIETEFSEVDGKIKKSRTADPVKQIASP; this is encoded by the coding sequence ATGGATGATCAATTATACTCAATGAAAGAGGCAATGATTTTCAGCCAGCGGATGGCCCAGCTCAGTAAAGCTTTGTGGAAAGCGATCGAGAAAGACTGGCAGAACTGGATTAAGCCATATGACCTGAATATTAACGAACATCATATCCTCTGGATCGCTTATCATTTAAAGGGTGCATCCATTTCAGACGTTGCCAAATTCGGTGTTATGCACGTATCCACAGCCTTTAACTTTTCAAAAAAGCTTGAAGAAAGAGGTTACCTTGAGTTCTCAAAACGTGAGAATGATAAGCGGAATACTTATATCAAGCTGACTGAAGAAGGGGACAATCTCCTGCTTGAGCTAATGGAAAATTATTCTCCTGAGACGCACTCAGTATTTGAAGGTGCCGCTCCGCTCAGACAGATCTATGGAAAGTTTCCTGAGATGATGGATGTTATGGCAATCGTCAAGAACATTTATGGTGATGATTTCATGAAAATCTTCGAAACTTCTTTTAATAATATCGAAACAGAATTTTCAGAGGTTGATGGAAAAATTAAAAAGAGCAGAACGGCTGATCCGGTCAAGCAGATCGCATCACCCTGA
- a CDS encoding 3'-5' exoribonuclease — translation MKGITFLNPGDPVDQYLLIKQMTKGVTTAGKPFLTLIFQDRSGDIEAKLWDAGEEEERKYQPQTIVKVAGEIHNYRGKNQLRLRQIRPASAQDNVKMGDFLETAPLSVESMTEELTQYIFEMKNPVIQRITRHLLKKYQKSFMEYPAATKNHHEFVSGLAFHVISMLRLGKFLAEQYPSLNKDLLYAGIILHDMGKVKELSGAVSATYTLEGNLLGHISIMVNEIAEAAKELEIEAEEVLLLQHMILSHHGKAEWGSPKPPMLMEAEILHYIDNIDAKMVMMDRVISRTTSGEYTERVFALENRSFYRPHMYDQE, via the coding sequence ATGAAAGGCATAACTTTTTTAAATCCGGGAGATCCGGTCGACCAGTATCTATTGATTAAACAAATGACAAAAGGTGTAACCACTGCAGGAAAACCTTTCTTAACACTTATTTTTCAAGACAGAAGCGGTGATATTGAAGCAAAGTTATGGGATGCAGGTGAGGAGGAAGAACGTAAATATCAGCCTCAGACCATCGTAAAAGTTGCCGGTGAAATTCATAACTACCGCGGCAAAAATCAGCTGAGATTAAGACAGATCAGACCTGCTTCAGCTCAGGACAATGTGAAGATGGGTGATTTCCTTGAAACGGCACCACTATCAGTTGAGTCAATGACTGAAGAACTGACGCAATACATTTTTGAAATGAAAAACCCTGTGATTCAGAGAATTACACGCCACCTTCTGAAAAAATATCAGAAATCATTTATGGAGTACCCGGCAGCAACGAAAAATCACCATGAATTTGTATCAGGGCTCGCATTTCACGTGATATCTATGCTAAGACTAGGAAAATTCCTGGCTGAGCAGTACCCATCTTTAAATAAAGACCTTCTGTACGCCGGTATTATTCTGCATGATATGGGTAAAGTGAAGGAACTTTCAGGAGCTGTATCAGCAACCTATACACTTGAAGGAAATCTGCTTGGTCATATTTCGATTATGGTCAATGAAATTGCTGAAGCAGCAAAAGAACTTGAAATAGAGGCAGAAGAGGTGCTGTTATTACAGCATATGATTTTATCACATCATGGTAAAGCAGAATGGGGTTCGCCAAAGCCGCCGATGCTGATGGAGGCAGAGATCCTTCATTACATTGATAACATCGATGCGAAGATGGTCATGATGGACAGAGTAATCAGCAGAACGACTTCAGGAGAATATACTGAAAGAGTATTTGCGCTTGAAAACAGGTCATTTTACCGTCCGCATATGTACGATCAGGAATAG
- a CDS encoding peptidylprolyl isomerase has translation MKKWIAAASLTLSVTALAACSDEEASEVVVSTNAGDITKEELYQEMKTTVGEQALQMMVLEQILQDKYEVSEEEVDAELEAMKEQYGGQEQFDMILSQQGYTEDTFRDTIRLNRLQEKALIEDIEVTEEEVQEKYDQMQKEVNARHILVQDEETALDVKQQLEDGADFAELAREVSTEPAAQETGGELGFFSAGDMDPAFEDAAFSLEPNVISEPVESSFGWHIIEVTETREADIGSFEDMKAEIEHDLKLAKADQTQASAMIQDMMREAEIDIQDEDLEATFDAFLSQPEAPAEEEAVEEETEDTES, from the coding sequence ATGAAAAAGTGGATTGCAGCAGCTTCCTTAACACTTAGTGTGACAGCACTGGCAGCATGCAGTGATGAAGAAGCGAGCGAAGTAGTCGTATCAACAAATGCCGGGGATATTACAAAGGAAGAATTATATCAGGAAATGAAGACGACTGTTGGGGAGCAGGCGCTTCAAATGATGGTATTAGAACAGATTCTTCAGGATAAGTATGAAGTATCTGAAGAAGAAGTCGATGCCGAACTCGAAGCAATGAAAGAACAATACGGTGGCCAGGAACAATTTGATATGATCCTGTCACAGCAGGGCTACACTGAAGACACATTCCGTGACACAATCAGACTGAACCGCCTTCAGGAAAAAGCTTTAATCGAAGATATTGAAGTAACTGAAGAAGAAGTTCAGGAAAAATATGATCAGATGCAAAAAGAAGTAAATGCAAGACACATTCTTGTGCAAGATGAAGAAACTGCGCTTGATGTAAAACAGCAGCTTGAAGACGGTGCTGACTTCGCTGAGCTTGCTCGTGAAGTATCAACAGAACCTGCTGCGCAGGAAACTGGCGGCGAGCTTGGATTCTTCAGCGCAGGCGATATGGATCCTGCATTTGAAGATGCTGCATTCAGCCTTGAGCCGAATGTGATCAGTGAGCCTGTAGAGTCAAGCTTTGGCTGGCATATCATTGAAGTAACTGAAACTCGTGAAGCTGACATTGGCAGCTTTGAAGATATGAAGGCTGAAATCGAACATGACCTGAAACTCGCAAAAGCAGATCAGACACAGGCAAGTGCAATGATTCAGGATATGATGAGAGAAGCTGAAATTGACATTCAGGATGAAGACCTGGAAGCAACATTCGACGCATTCCTTTCACAGCCGGAAGCACCAGCTGAAGAAGAAGCCGTTGAAGAAGAGACCGAAGACACTGAGTCTTAA
- a CDS encoding enoyl-CoA hydratase → MNKHYETLKVEVQGNTVWLTLNRPESLNALNLQLMTDLQNALNEIKREADLQVLVLSGEGKGFCSGGDIKAMLKMNGEEEFQHFMKIINDLSVTLYTMPKITVSAIHGAAAGLGLSLALSTDVIIAEEQSKLAMNFIGIGLVPDGGGHFFMQERLGTQKALHTIWRGDILNGHEAYSMGLIDKVTAEGRVKQEAEAFVQTINHSPVKAMMESKSILRASRKSQLEQVLEMEKEAQWKMRQTNDHIEGIQAFTEKRKPVFKGN, encoded by the coding sequence ATGAATAAGCATTACGAAACATTGAAGGTTGAAGTACAGGGGAATACAGTCTGGCTGACATTGAACAGACCTGAGAGTCTAAATGCATTAAATCTGCAGTTAATGACTGATCTGCAGAATGCGCTGAATGAAATTAAGCGTGAAGCAGATCTGCAGGTGCTTGTGTTAAGTGGTGAAGGAAAAGGTTTCTGTTCCGGCGGCGATATTAAAGCGATGCTGAAAATGAATGGTGAAGAAGAGTTTCAGCATTTTATGAAAATCATCAACGATCTTTCAGTGACGCTCTATACAATGCCTAAGATCACTGTTAGTGCGATTCATGGCGCAGCAGCTGGTCTTGGTCTCAGCTTAGCACTCTCAACAGATGTTATTATTGCCGAAGAGCAGAGTAAACTTGCGATGAACTTTATCGGAATCGGACTCGTACCGGATGGCGGGGGGCACTTCTTTATGCAGGAACGCCTCGGGACACAAAAAGCACTGCATACAATCTGGCGCGGGGATATTCTAAATGGTCATGAAGCCTACTCGATGGGACTGATTGATAAAGTAACTGCAGAAGGACGTGTGAAGCAGGAAGCTGAAGCGTTTGTACAGACAATTAATCACAGTCCGGTAAAAGCCATGATGGAATCAAAGTCGATCTTAAGAGCCAGCAGAAAATCACAGCTTGAACAGGTTCTTGAAATGGAAAAAGAAGCACAGTGGAAAATGAGACAGACCAATGACCACATAGAAGGCATCCAGGCATTTACTGAAAAAAGAAAGCCTGTGTTTAAAGGGAATTAA